In a single window of the Euleptes europaea isolate rEulEur1 chromosome 4, rEulEur1.hap1, whole genome shotgun sequence genome:
- the PHAX gene encoding phosphorylated adapter RNA export protein → MALETRGMEQDVEDGEISGSDCEMPATAAARSPQQKQHDSNSSARSFPSSISSCAPSVSYRTIKNVDSSDESFSDSDEDSCLWKRKRQKCSNIPPPKQDPFQFGHNPQKPVALGGKKINNIWGAVLQEQSQDAVASELGILGMEGSLDRSRASETYNYMLAKKLMKQFDPEVSENLDKELEEYMQDDKKILPEEEENGQGLLKRKRPVKDRLGERQEMNYKGRYEITEEDSEEKVADEIAYRLCEPKKDLIIRVVKTIGKKKAIELLMETAEVEQNGGLFIMNGTRRRTPGGVYLNMLKNTPSITGTQIKDIFYIENQKEYENKKAAKKRRIQVLGKKMKKAIKGLNLQEYDDASRETFASDTNEALASLDDLQEGHSEMKLDPEDAIEIDNTHDLDIF, encoded by the exons ATGGCGCTGGAGACTCGGGGGATGGAGCAGGACGTGGAGGACGGAGAGATTTCAGGCTCGGACTGCGAAATGCCGGCCACggccgccgccaggagcccgcaGCAG AAACAACATGATAGCAACAGTTCAGCCAGATCTTTCCCAAGCAGCATTTCATCCTGTGCCCCAAGTGTCTCTTATCGGACAATCAAAAACGTAGACTCAAGTGATGAGAGCTTCTCAGATTCAGATGAAGACAGCTGTCTGTGGAAACGAAAGCGCCAGAAGTGTTCTAATATTCCTCCCCCTAAACAGGATCCTTTTCAGTTTGGCCACAATCCTCAGAAGCCAGTGGCCTTGGGGGGTAAAAAGATCAACAACATCTGGGGAGCAGTGCTTCAGGAACAGAGTCAAGATGCAGTGGCCTCAGAACTCGGGATTCTAGGGATGGAGGGTAGCCTTGACAGAAGTAGAGCATCGGAGACCTACAATTACATGTTGGCAAAGAAATTGATGAAACAATTTGATCCAGAAGTATCTGAGAACCTGGACAAAGAGTTGGAGGAATATATGCAGGATGACAAAAAGATTTTAccagaggaggaagaaaatggACAAGGTCTCTTAAAACGGAAACGGCCTGTTAAAGACAGACTGGGAGAAAGACAAGAAATGAATTATAAAGGGAGGTATGAAATTACTGAAGAGGACTCTGAGGAAAAAGTGGCAGATGAAATTGCCTACCG gcTTTGTGAACCAAAGAAGGATCTGATAATACGGGTAGTAAAAACCATTGGAAAAAAGAAAGCTATTGAATTATTGATGGAGACAGCTGAAGTGGAACAAAATGGAGGTCTTTTCATAATG AATGGTACTAGGAGGAGGACACCAGGAGGAGTTTACTTAAATATGTTGAAGAATACACCCAGCATAACTGGAACACAAATCAAG GACATCTTCTATATTGAAAACCAAAAGGAGTATGAGAacaaaaaagcagcaaaaaagagGAGAATTCAAGTCCTgggaaagaagatgaagaaagcTATTAAAGGGCTCAACCTTCAAGAGTACGATGATGCCTCTCGAGAGACTTTTGCTAGTGATACAAACGAGGCTCTGGCTTCCCTGGATGATTTGCAGGAAGGACACAGTGAAATGAAGCTGGATCCAGAAGATGCTATTGAAATAGACAACACTCATGACCTAGACATCTTTTAA